The Granulicella sp. 5B5 nucleotide sequence GGAGATCGTGGATGAACATCAACTTCGCCGAGCGCGCGCACAACCACAACTGGAAGCTCGACCCCATCGTGCGTTCCCTGCTCGACACCGACTTCTACAAGCTGCTGATGCTGCAGTTCATCTGGAAGAACTTCCCCCAGGTCCCGGTCACCAGTGAGATCCACAATCGCACCGTCAAGGTGCGCCTCGCCGAGCGCATCTCAACCTCTGCGCTCAAGGAGCAGCTCGACCACGTCCGCGGCCTACGCCTGCGCCGGTCGGAGCTCGTGTGGCTGACCGGTAACACCTTCTACGGAACGAAGCAGATCTTCCATCCCGACTTCCTCGCGTGGCTCGAAAACGACTTCCACCTCTCCGACTACGAGATATCCGAAGAAAAGACCGCAGGCCCAAACGGAGATAAAACCGGACAGCTTGTCCTGCGCTTCTCCGGCCTCTGGACCGAGGTCACCATGTGGGAGGTCTACGCGCTCGCCATCGTCAGCGAGATGAAGACCCGCGCCGCGCTCGCCGAGCTGAACGAGCTTGAGCTCGACGTGCTCTACGCCCGCGCGAAAACCCGCCTGTGGGACAAGATCGAGCTCCTGCGCACCGTCCCCGGCCTGCGGCTGTCGGACTTCGGCACACGTCGCCGCCACAGCTTTCTCTGGCAGGAGTACTGCGTGCAGGCGCTCTCCCGCGCACTCGGCCCCGCTCTCTCCGGCACCAGCAACACGGCGCTCGCTTACAAGCACGACCTCGAAGCCATCGGTACCAATGCGCATGAGCTGCCCATGGCGCTCGCCGCCATGGCCTCGCGCGGCTCCGACGACGACCTCCGCGCCAGCCAGTACAAAGTCCTCGAGCTGTGGGCGCGCAGCTACGACAACGAGCTGCTCATCACCCTGCCAGACACCTTCGGCACCACGCAGTTCCTCGAAGGCGCGCCCGACTGGGTCGCCCGCTGGACCGGCCAGCGCATCGACAGCAAAGACCCCTTCGTTGCCGGCGACGAGTACATCGCGTGGCTCATCCATCGCGGTCAGGACCCCCGCACCAAACGGCTCATCGCCTCCGACGGCCTCGACGTGCGCACTATCGTCCGCCTGCATGAGTACTTCAACGGCCGCATCCGCTTCTCCGCCGGCTGGGGTACGCTGCTCACCAACGACTTCCGCGACTGCCACCCACGCGGCCCCAGCGCCGAGCAGGACACCTTCGGCCCCATCTCGCTGGTCTGCAAACTCACCAGCGCCGACGGCATCCCCTGCGTCAAGCTCTCCGACAACCCCAACAAAGCCACCGGCCCCGCCGACCTCATCGAACGCTACCGCCGCGTCTTCGGCAGCCCGGTTCTTGCGGAAGAGCCCGTGCTCGTCTAACTGTACCGTATACGGTACAGTGGTTAAGTCGGGACGCTTCCACCATTGAGCATGAAACGGATCAACGCAGTCTTCTTCCGCACCGCTGCTGGCGGCGAACCCGTCCGCGAGTGGTTGAAGGCCATGCAGCCCATCGAAGACCGTAAGCGTATCGGTGTCGATATCAAGACAGTCGAATTTGGCTGGCCGATCGGCATGCCGACTTGTCGCTCTTTGCAGGGCGGCCTTTACGAGGTCCGTACAAACTTGACGCGCGGACGCATCGCTCGCGTTCTGTTTTATATCGACATAGAGGGCCGCATGGTCCTGCTGCATGGCTTCATCAAGAAGACACAGAAGACTCCGGACGAAGACCTTGCGCTCGCCCGCAAAAACAAACGGCAGCACCAAGAGGAGATGAGGACCACGCTATGAGCACGAAGAAAAAAACAGCTACTCACACGGGCAGCTCTTTTGACGACTTCCTCGAAGAAGAAGGAATCAAGAACGAAGTCGAGAGTATCGCCATCAAAAATGTGCTCGCGTGGCAGTTTGAGCGGGAGATGCTGAAGCAGCGAAAGACCAAGCAAAGCATGGCAAAAGAGCTGTGCACCAGCCGTTCGCAGCTGGACAGGCTCCTCGACCCCAAAAATACCGCAGTCTCACTCGAAACTCTTACCCGTGCTGCGAATGTTCTCGGAAAGCACCTTGTCTTCGAGATCCGCGATAGAAAACCCCGGCCCCGCAAAGTGGCTCTAGGACAAAGCCCCTAAAGCAGCAAGCGCCACTTACCCACGCACATACAGCCGATAGTCTCCAAACCGCGCATACTCACCCACCAGCTTCATCCCGGCATCGAGCACGCTACGCTCGATCGCCACCGGGTCCACCCCGCGCGCTGCAAGGATCGGCGCGTGATAATCCAGCAGCAAAGCGCCGACTTTGCCCTGCTGCAGCAGCGGCAGCAGGCTCCTCACCACACCGTCCTCAAAGCCTTCGACATCCACCTTCACCAGCGCAAACCGCTCGCGCCCGCCCAGCATCCCCGCCGGGTCTAAGAACGTCACCGTCTCCGAGCTCCGCGTAAACTTCGGCCGCTTCACCACACTGGAGTAGCCCGTATTCAGCGCCGGCGCATGAAACAACTCCGTAGTCTCGCCCGTCGCTCCGCCCAACGCGCCATGGAAGACCGCGCCATGCACCTCATTCAGCGCCAGGTTGATGCGAATCACATCGCAGAGCCGTCCCTGCGGCTCCACGGCAGCGACATATCCGCCCAAACCCACGATCTTCGCCGCCACCACACTGAAGTAGCCCTCATTCGCACCGACATCGAGAAAGCTGTCGCCCGCCGCCAGATGCTCGCGGATCAGCTGCTCCGTCTTCGGCTCATAGCGGCCATCGCTCACCAGCGTGCGGCCAAAGTTGCTCAGCGGGTCGATATAGAACGAGAGCCCATCCTCGCTCTCCACAATCGTGCGCCGCGCGGGCGCCAGCATGTCGGCCACAAACGCTCCAACCGCCATCGGACGCAGCTTGTTCGTCCATCCCAGCCGCTCCACCAATGCTCGCGCTTCCAGCAACCCCATCGTGCTCTCCACTCCATCTGCTACATGCAGCAGCATACTGCACGGCCGCTCATGGGATACGGCAGCCATCTACGCGTCTATACTTTTGCTATGCGTCTCTCCGGTTTTGTCCGCGTCATTGCAGCCTCTGCGCTTGCTCCCGTCTTCGCCACGCAGCCCGCGTGGGCATGGGGTGTGGACGGCCACAGCATCATCAACCGCGCCGCCGCCGCCTATCTACCCACCGACGTTCCGCGTTTCCTGCGCGACGTCAACGCTCTCAACACCATCGAGTACCTCGGGCCCGAGCCCGACCGCTGGCGCAACAAGGCCGAATCCGAGCTCAACGCCGAACAGGCGCCCGACCACTTCATCGACCTCGAGTACGCCAACCTTGTCGGCCCGCTCCCCCAAAAGCGCTACGACTTCATCCGCGCCCTCGCCGCCGCCCAGCCCGGCACCCCCAACATCCAGCTCACACCGGAGAAGGTCGGCATGCAGCCCTGGGCGGTTGAGGAGGCCTGGGAGAAGCTGAAAGTAGACATGCGCGAGTACCGCAAGCTCGCCGCCGCACACAAGCCCACCCGC carries:
- a CDS encoding S1/P1 nuclease, which produces MRLSGFVRVIAASALAPVFATQPAWAWGVDGHSIINRAAAAYLPTDVPRFLRDVNALNTIEYLGPEPDRWRNKAESELNAEQAPDHFIDLEYANLVGPLPQKRYDFIRALAAAQPGTPNIQLTPEKVGMQPWAVEEAWEKLKVDMREYRKLAAAHKPTRPVETAILYDAGILGHYVGDGSMPLHTTIQYNGWTGDNPNGYTTEHHIHSQFESAFVHQNIKYAQIAKLVADTKPVALDNEWSQYLDYLHHSHVLVEKVYQLDKAGGFTGAGTPESRAFTEERIAAGAIELRNLIYSAWVHSADPVEEYHGN
- the pncB gene encoding nicotinate phosphoribosyltransferase — translated: MNINFAERAHNHNWKLDPIVRSLLDTDFYKLLMLQFIWKNFPQVPVTSEIHNRTVKVRLAERISTSALKEQLDHVRGLRLRRSELVWLTGNTFYGTKQIFHPDFLAWLENDFHLSDYEISEEKTAGPNGDKTGQLVLRFSGLWTEVTMWEVYALAIVSEMKTRAALAELNELELDVLYARAKTRLWDKIELLRTVPGLRLSDFGTRRRHSFLWQEYCVQALSRALGPALSGTSNTALAYKHDLEAIGTNAHELPMALAAMASRGSDDDLRASQYKVLELWARSYDNELLITLPDTFGTTQFLEGAPDWVARWTGQRIDSKDPFVAGDEYIAWLIHRGQDPRTKRLIASDGLDVRTIVRLHEYFNGRIRFSAGWGTLLTNDFRDCHPRGPSAEQDTFGPISLVCKLTSADGIPCVKLSDNPNKATGPADLIERYRRVFGSPVLAEEPVLV
- a CDS encoding XRE family transcriptional regulator codes for the protein MSTKKKTATHTGSSFDDFLEEEGIKNEVESIAIKNVLAWQFEREMLKQRKTKQSMAKELCTSRSQLDRLLDPKNTAVSLETLTRAANVLGKHLVFEIRDRKPRPRKVALGQSP
- a CDS encoding type II toxin-antitoxin system RelE/ParE family toxin encodes the protein MKRINAVFFRTAAGGEPVREWLKAMQPIEDRKRIGVDIKTVEFGWPIGMPTCRSLQGGLYEVRTNLTRGRIARVLFYIDIEGRMVLLHGFIKKTQKTPDEDLALARKNKRQHQEEMRTTL
- a CDS encoding FkbM family methyltransferase; protein product: MAAVSHERPCSMLLHVADGVESTMGLLEARALVERLGWTNKLRPMAVGAFVADMLAPARRTIVESEDGLSFYIDPLSNFGRTLVSDGRYEPKTEQLIREHLAAGDSFLDVGANEGYFSVVAAKIVGLGGYVAAVEPQGRLCDVIRINLALNEVHGAVFHGALGGATGETTELFHAPALNTGYSSVVKRPKFTRSSETVTFLDPAGMLGGRERFALVKVDVEGFEDGVVRSLLPLLQQGKVGALLLDYHAPILAARGVDPVAIERSVLDAGMKLVGEYARFGDYRLYVRG